Proteins encoded by one window of Rhodothermia bacterium:
- a CDS encoding ring-cleaving dioxygenase, with product MDNLVNGLHHITAIAGNAQQNYDFYTQILGLRFVKKTVNFDDPGTYHFYFGNYNADPGSILTFFPWVNIRQGKPGIGQAISVGYSVPEGAFGFWTERLHAFGVRFLPLEERFGESVLGLYDPDGLLVELTVSANPDPRQAHTTKDFSQEVALKGFHHTALSLQNIGPTARVLTDFLGYESMGFRGKRHRFVNPSATTARFIDLIEAPDGQRGINAAGTIHHVAFRVPNDVAELALLEKLRSAGFQITDPIDRNYFHSLYFREPGGVLFEIATDTPGFTVDEPLSSLGETLKLPPQYEAYREQILEVLPVLH from the coding sequence ATGGACAACCTTGTAAATGGGCTACACCACATCACGGCCATTGCTGGAAACGCCCAACAGAACTACGACTTTTACACTCAAATACTCGGTTTGAGGTTTGTAAAAAAGACTGTCAACTTTGACGATCCGGGAACGTACCATTTTTATTTTGGGAATTACAATGCCGATCCGGGAAGCATCCTCACTTTTTTCCCATGGGTCAATATCCGGCAAGGTAAGCCCGGTATTGGTCAAGCCATCAGCGTAGGATATTCGGTTCCTGAAGGCGCTTTTGGGTTTTGGACGGAGCGGCTCCATGCGTTTGGCGTTCGGTTTTTGCCACTCGAAGAGCGCTTTGGTGAGTCGGTTTTGGGGCTTTATGACCCCGACGGACTATTGGTTGAACTAACCGTTTCTGCAAATCCAGATCCGCGACAAGCACATACCACCAAAGACTTTTCTCAAGAAGTGGCACTGAAGGGGTTTCATCATACCGCCCTTTCGTTGCAAAACATTGGCCCAACGGCCCGTGTACTTACGGACTTTTTGGGTTATGAGTCAATGGGTTTTAGGGGTAAGCGGCATCGGTTTGTAAACCCATCTGCAACAACGGCAAGGTTCATAGACTTGATTGAAGCGCCTGATGGACAACGGGGAATTAATGCGGCAGGAACCATTCATCATGTGGCCTTTCGTGTTCCAAATGATGTAGCCGAATTGGCTTTATTGGAGAAACTACGATCAGCGGGCTTTCAAATAACCGACCCGATAGACCGGAATTACTTCCACTCGTTGTATTTCCGTGAACCCGGCGGTGTACTATTTGAAATTGCAACGGATACACCCGGATTTACCGTGGATGAACCCTTGTCTTCTTTGGGGGAAACGCTGAAGTTACCGCCTCAGTACGAGGCATACCGCGAGCAGATTCTGGAGGTGTTGCCCGTTTTACATTGA